The following DNA comes from Rosa rugosa chromosome 5, drRosRugo1.1, whole genome shotgun sequence.
cggaaaagaaaacaatagaacAGCCGAGTAGGGAAGATACACACCaccattgaaattgaaaatataAAGGACGCTTTAATTTAATCAAACCCCAACACATAACCATGACAAGAAGTTCATGCAAAGTTGAAGGAAACTGACTTACCATCTTAGATTTGACAATTGCAAGAAGCCCTCCTTAATTAGATATATAAATCGACCTGGGGTTGCAATTAGAACATCAACACCTTCTTGCAAACTTTCCAGTTGAGTTTTCTGTCGATGACCGCCTGTTACAACCATAGACCTGACAGGAACTCCAAATTTTGATATTGATCGGCAATTACCCAAAACCTGCAGAAGTTACATTTTAATTAAAGTAATGATTCAAAGACCAGAAGGATACAATGAGACTAAATATCCTTTCCTGTTTATATGCAAACTGCATGACAAAATAATTATACTAGCCAAACAGCTTTTCTGTCAACAACTAAGTTTGTGGTTGGTAAATGCCTTCCTGCATCTTAGTTCTCTAATTCTTTTCCATAAACAACTAAGCAAGGCTAATAATTTATTACACACAAGCAGAAGGCCAATGGTAATAATGAAAGGTCATAAATACAGTGATTTTAATTCTTATTTCTGGTCGCTGTACTTGTTTCCTCTATTTTGCTGGTTTGTGCTTCTGCTGTATTGTTTTGCTACTTTTGCATATGTTTGTTATTGCTACTTTTGCATATGTTTGTTATGTTCACACAttcacacacaaacacacacacacagacacacacacacatacacccACACACAGAGACACAGACACCCACACACACAGGCAATAGTACAACATTCTTTTGCACAGAGATCAGGGTAAAACATCTAGCAGCTGGCAATAAATTAATATGCCTAGAAACTTAGAAAGGTATAATCCATCTGAGAAGAGGtaacaaatgaaaacaaaaactaagagCATGTAGATCAGAAAAGGCAAAAGTTAATGCAACTGTTAGCGCAGACGATAGTAATTACCTGAGAAGCCAATTCAGCAGTCGGAACTAATACAACTAATCGAGGACTCTGTGATGAGGACTTGCTCAGTCCTTGAAGTTCTTCATCCCTTAAACGCTGAATGACAGGAGCAAGATAAGCCAATGTTTTGCCAGATCCACTTTGGTCAGCTATAATAGAGGTTTTTCCAGCAACAACTGGAGCAAACGCCATTGCCTGCAGTGATCCAAGATGTGCAGTACAAGTATAAATTGTTAATTATGAGTATGCCACCGTTTTGAGTGTATGTATAGGGAACTGTTTATATCAGTATATCAGGAACTACAGGTTGACTAAGCATGCTCTTAATATATCAGTATATTAGCTAGATATTGCATTTTCTCTGATATTGCATTATATACCTATCAAACTGTCAGCTCATTTTATGTACATGGAATTCCATAAGTCCAATTTTAAGAGTATGTAAGTACACCTCCATTACTATAGTATCTCTAAGAATGCAAGATGACCTACAAGTGGATATATAGGACAATTTTTGGAGTGCATACATTTTCAAAGCACCACCAAATCAAATGCTTTACATATGTCTTTTGATGTACCTGAATATGTGATGGACGCTGGAAAAGCTGCTTCCTTAGACATTCAATCATATACTCACTGCATCCCACATCCCTAAAGGATTTTCGACTGAAAAAGCCACCATCATTGGACACTCTCCTTCGTTGGTCTGGGTCTGGATACTCTGATGATTCACGTATGGACCCTCCACTACCCCATCCTTTTCTTGAAACTGAGACCTTTCGTCGGTCTACGATGGTGTTAGGCTTCTGACGCATATATGGTTTATGCCGACTCTCAGGGAGTGGCTCAAAAAAATCTTTCGTAGTTACTCTAGAATTGTCCTTGTAATCTGTTGGTTCCTTCTTACGCAACGCGTCCCTAAATTCATGTGAGTTGGAAGGATTTGAAAGTCTCCCTCCACGACCCATGGcatttgctttcttcttcttccccataccTTCAATTGTAGAGATAAATGGTGATGTATCCTGCACATCTAGTTCATTTTCACTTTCATCCATGTCTCGCTTCACCCGAGAAGCTTTATCCACTACAGATTTCACTCTTTGCACTTTCAATCTCCCAAAACTTCCGCCAACTTTGGCAACTCTCCTAGTAGTTGCCGCCTGTTGACGGTCATTATCTGTAAATGGTAACACATGCTCAATGAGTCAATTCCCTCACAGTTACAACAGAATAAACATACACACACTCAGGACTAAACAAATTATGTATGTGTGCTCCACAAATACTTCATTATCAGGACAATGTGCCTCAAGTTCATATCTTTCATGTAAAATACAAGAAAACATGGTCTAATATGTGAGATATCAAAAGCCACTTCACTAATATCAGCGTATAACagataaagtttcaaacttttaaGTTGAGGTGAAGCAGAAATCAGAAGCTGAAACCCAGAATAGAACTGAAATATtgaaaagagagagatagaagaggACCTCTGGTATTGGTTTTGGGAGAGTCACGGACTAGAGAAGAGTCATTCTTGGTTGCTCCCAATACAATGAAATCATCCATAAGGTCATAAGCAGCGGCAGAGTTATCCATGGCTTTCTGACCCAAACTGCAACTTATTCCCCATTTTCTAATCTGATGGGGGTGGACAGTACACCTGCAGTGGTGCTGAGCCACCATCCATTCTGGGTCAATGCGTTTTGGCCATAGGTGGTTTACTACTGGAGCAGGAGCTTTACCCAGCATTTCTGGGTCTAGATATATATACAATTTGGGCAATTGGGTATGGAGATTTAGCACTCTGCCTTATTTGTTGAGCTTCAAAACTCACAAGTGATTACTTGGGCACACAGAAGTAGagtgcagaagaagaagaacatgaACAACTCGAAACAACGGTTATCTATCTATTTCCCCCTTATCATATATCGACGGTATTCTATACCGGGTCGGTCTTCGGGTCATGGGCATGAACAACTATGTTTTGACCCGGCCCAAAGTTCTTTGTGTCTCAAAAACCACGAGTCATAGTTTTCATTGGATCGACCTTTGATTCCCATTAATTGAACAAGTGAATGACAACTTGGAGGAGGCCCTCAGGAAGAGCAAGGCCTTGCAGAAGAATGACATTATTATTGCCATACCTGAAACCAGCTATGAGCTAGGGAGGAGAACCTTGGGGATCACACGTACAACTCTTTTGGAGCAGGGAGAGGGTGATCTGTTTCCAGTAGCTTGAACCAATAATAGTTGCAGCACTAAAGAGGATTTTTGTAGGATGAAGTTGCATTTATAAGAATAAATTTGTTTTCCCCAATGTACCAATTTGCTCATGAGCTCGATAAAGGATTAgcatcaaatatatatatggtgaaGATAACTCAAATGACACCTCATTGTTACTTTGTTAATAAGGATTAGCATCTAATAATATTAGGTTACTTGGTAATCAAGAAACCTCATTGTTTCTCCTAATTCTACTACAAGATTAATTCTTGATCACTCTtgttcataaaaaaataaaataaataataacagATTTAATGGGATTAAAGTACTGAACAATATTCGACAGAAAACTTAGTCTGATCGACGCCTTCCCAACCTGAGAAGTTAGTTGGTCAGTTTGATCGCCATGGCTATCCTTAACTCGGACCAAGATGGTAAGATACTTTGTCTGTGTTACTGGAACCCCCTATTTAATTACCAAGTAACTTCTACGTCTATAGTTGGTCAGTTTAATAGCCTGCTATTCTTAATATTATTTCATCGCAGGCGTTTTCAGATCACTTTCAGATTCACTCCCAACTCATTGCACTCTAAATATAGAGTCGTTTTCGTTGCTAGCTGAATATCATGGAGTCAGTGGATATGAATCAAAAGAGTTCGAAGCCGGAGGATACATATGGTAATTAATATTCTGCTAAACTTGTGTATGTCATGAATCAATAATGCATCAGTCTATACCCTAAAACCAACTAATATTTGAATGGACACATACAATCAATTGCACACATTGTTTACATATACAACTTTTTTACTTATGTTTAATTATGCTTGATTTGACACAGGAAACTGGTGCTGTACCCAAAtggaaacaagaagaagaatgtgGAAGACCACATCTCTGTCTACTTGCGCATAGCCGGAGAAGATTCACTTCAGACTGGTTGGGGAGTATCTGTTGATTTTAGATTGTTTTTGCTTGATCAGAATAAGGGAATGTACTTGGTTCTTGAAGGTACTGTTTTACCCTAGCAAATATATTGATTTACATAAACGTTTTGATTTAATATGCAGACTAGCTAGCTACATATATTGCCTGTCTTCTGatattctttttcctttttcacatTGTGTGCATTGTTCAGATGCTTTTACAAAGCAGAAGTGCTTTCACGCAGGGTTGCTTCATGTAGGTTTTGATAAGCTAATCCGTCTTAAAGAATTTACTGATGTTTCCAATGGATATCTCATCGATGACAAGTGTGTATTTGGAGCTGAGGTCTTTGTttgcaaagaaagaaaaactggCCAGGCAGAGTGTATATCAAGGATAAAGAGCCCTTGTATGTACAAGCATGTTTGGAAACTTGAAAAATTTTCAAAGTTGAACGCTCAGTTCTACCACTCAAAACAATTCAGTGCTGAAGGACTAAACTGGTATCTCCAAttatccttctttttttctcttgacaGAAAATCGACTATAGGGGAAATTAAGGAACAGCCTCCCTAACATTCTAATACATTAAtcaaaaacaagaagaacaacA
Coding sequences within:
- the LOC133711212 gene encoding uncharacterized protein LOC133711212, with protein sequence MAILNSDQDGVFRSLSDSLPTHCTLNIESFSLLAEYHGVSGYESKEFEAGGYIWKLVLYPNGNKKKNVEDHISVYLRIAGEDSLQTGWGVSVDFRLFLLDQNKGMYLVLEDAFTKQKCFHAGLLHVGFDKLIRLKEFTDVSNGYLIDDKCVFGAEVFVCKERKTGQAECISRIKSPCMYKHVWKLEKFSKLNAQFYHSKQFSAEGLNWAIVIYPKRKSTTNDPSHLSVYLQWVAEKTSHVTKVFTEYALRIVDRNHASIQYRSDKYCFNTASRTHGWPEFISLGDLSRLLKYDTCLVEAEVTVRAIAKILAKDAC
- the LOC133710183 gene encoding DEAD-box ATP-dependent RNA helicase 50, which encodes MLGKAPAPVVNHLWPKRIDPEWMVAQHHCRCTVHPHQIRKWGISCSLGQKAMDNSAAAYDLMDDFIVLGATKNDSSLVRDSPKTNTRDNDRQQAATTRRVAKVGGSFGRLKVQRVKSVVDKASRVKRDMDESENELDVQDTSPFISTIEGMGKKKKANAMGRGGRLSNPSNSHEFRDALRKKEPTDYKDNSRVTTKDFFEPLPESRHKPYMRQKPNTIVDRRKVSVSRKGWGSGGSIRESSEYPDPDQRRRVSNDGGFFSRKSFRDVGCSEYMIECLRKQLFQRPSHIQAMAFAPVVAGKTSIIADQSGSGKTLAYLAPVIQRLRDEELQGLSKSSSQSPRLVVLVPTAELASQVLGNCRSISKFGVPVRSMVVTGGHRQKTQLESLQEGVDVLIATPGRFIYLIKEGFLQLSNLRCAVLDEVDILFNDEDFEAALQSLINSAPVTTQYLFVTATLPLGIYNKLVEDFPDCQVVMAPGMHRISPGLEEVLVDCSGDDRSEKSPEMAFTNKKSALLQLVEGSPVPKTIVFCNKIETCRKVENVLSRFDRSGTRVQVLPFHSALAQESRLANMKEFTNSHSEKVAQFLVCTDRASRGIDFPGVDHVILFDFPRDPSEYVRRVGRTARGAGGVGKAFIFVVGKQVSLARRIMDRNQKGHPVHDVPAAYELLY